A genomic stretch from Apteryx mantelli isolate bAptMan1 chromosome 28, bAptMan1.hap1, whole genome shotgun sequence includes:
- the CDC6 gene encoding cell division control protein 6 homolog: MPSTRSRSQAAIDFPRRKSARSPARLPAKTRDAPAGTGTDPGSDPCALRLAPWPKGPAPGTLSPQTRPSPLSPRKRLGDDNLCNIPQALPCSPTKQSKKENKGRRLLFGEQPAPGSPEKRSDPSLSPRRQGQETPRSSELGREPACARLFRQEGSCYQQAKRVLHTAVPDCLHARERETSVIKRFLKEHVCGERPGSLYISGAPGTGKTACLSRVLQDCKGELARSRTVVLNCMRLSSSQAVFPAVAEQLGLQAAARAAGREIARKLEKQLTAKGPMVLLVLDEMDQLDSKGQDVLYTVFEWPWLAGSRLVLIGMANALDLTDRGLARLQARPSCRPQLLTFAPYTREQLASILQERLKQVAGEPVLDTSAVQFCARKVSAVSGDARKALDVCRRAVEMVERDVRSQTVLKPLPGCASPAAPGSPVPRRVGLLHVSRVLSEVYGDRMAAGAGGAKDSFPLQQKILVCSLLLLARHLKAKEVTLGKLHDAYSKVCRRQQLVAADQAECLALAALLEARGVLELKRAKEARLAKVSLKIEEKDVEHALQDAVLVGNILAQGLP; encoded by the exons ATGCCCAGCACCAGGTCGCGGAGCCAGGCCGCCATCGACTTCCCCCGCCGCAAGAGCGCCCGGTCCCCGGCACGGCTCCCGGCCAAGACCCGCGACGCCccggccggcaccggcaccgatCCCGGCAGCGACCCCTGCGCCCTGCGGCTGGCACCCTGGCCCAAgggcccggcccccggcacgCTCTCGCCGCAGACCCGGCCCTCGCCCCTGAGCCCCCGGAAGCGCCTGG GCGACGACAACCTGTGCAACATCCCGCAggcgctgccctgctcccccaccaagcagagCAAGAAGGAGAACAAGGGGCGCCGCTTGCTTTTCGGGGAgcagccagcccccggctccccggaGAAGCGCAGTGATCCCAGCCTCTCCCCGCGGCGCCAGGGGCAGGAGACCCCCCGGAGCTCGGAGCTCGGCCGGGAGCCCGCCTGCGCCCGGCTCTTCCGGCAGGAAG GCTCTTGCTACCAGCAGGCGAAGCGCGTGCTGCACACCGCCGTCCCGGACTGCCTCCACGCCAGGGAGAGGGAGACGAGCGTCATCAAGCGATTTCTGAAGGAGCACGTCTGCGGGGAGAGACCCGGCAGCCTTTACATCTCGGGAGCCCCCGGAACGGGGAAAACAGCCTGTCTGAGCCGGGTCCTGCAAGACTGCAAG GGCGAGCTCGCGAGGAGCAGAACCGTCGTGCTGAACTGCATGCGCCTCAGCAGCTCGCAGGCCGTCTTCCCCGCCGTCGCGGAGCAGCTGGGCCTGCAGGCAGCGGCCAGGGCGGCCGGGAGGGAGATCGCGAGGAAGCTGGAGAAGCAGCTGACGGCGAAGGGGCCCATGGT CTTGCTGGTGCTGGATGAGATGGACCAGCTGGACAGCAAGGGGCAGGACGTGCTCTACACCGTGTTCGAGTGGCCCTGGCTGGCCGGCTCCAGGCTCGTCCTCATCG GGATGGCCAATGCCCTGGACCTCACGGACCGCGGCCTGGCCCGGCTCCAGGCCCGGCCGAGCTGCCGACCCCAGCTGCTGACCTTCGCGCCGTACACCAGGGAGCAGCTCGCCTCCATCCTGCAGGAGCGCCTGAAGCAG GTGGCTGGCGAGCCGGTCCTGGACACCTCTGCCGTCCAGTTCTGCGCCCGCAAAGTCTCCGCGGTCTCCGGAGACGCCCGCAAGGCCCTGGATGTCTGCAG GCGAGCCGTCGAGATGGTGGAGCGGGACGTGCGGAGCCAGACCGTCCTCAAGCCGCTGCCTGGCT GCGcctccccggcggcgccgggctcccCCGTGCCGCGGCGCGTGGGGCTGCTGCACGTCTCCCGCGTGCTCTCGGAGGTGTACGGCGACCGGATggccgcgggcgccggcggggccaAGGACTCCTTCCCGCTGCAGCAGAAGATCctggtgtgctccctgctgctgctcgccCGGCACCTCAAGGCCAAGGAGGTGACGCTGGGCAAG CTCCACGACGCCTACAGCAAGGTGTGCCGGCGGCAGCAGCTCGTGGCCGCCGACCAGGCCGAGTGCctggccctcgccgccctccTGGAGGCCCGCGGCGTCCTCGAGCTGAAGCGCGCCAAGGAAGCCCGGCTGGCCAAG GTTTCCCTGAAGATAGAGGAGAAGGACGTGGAGCACGCGCTGCAGGACGCCGTCCTGGTGGGAAACATCCTGGCGCAGGGGCTGCcgtag
- the WIPF2 gene encoding WAS/WASL-interacting protein family member 2 has product MPIPPPPPPPPGPPPPPTFSQANTEPPKLSREEQRGRGALLQDICKGTKLKKVTQINDRSAPILEKPKGSGGGSYGSGSAAIQPKGGLFQGGVPKLRPVGAKDTSDGSSKQTLQVPGSRAAAPRPPVPASNSRPQDDSDNSRASPPELPRMQRPSLPDLSRPNSAGSTGMKHSSSAPPPPPPGRRAAAPPAPPPAHGAKVSSYNREKPLPPTPGQRLPVSRDGPPAPPPIKPPPSPVSIRTGSGAQSQSLAPPPPPYRQPPGVPNGPSSPINESAPELPQRHNSLHRKTPGPLRGLAPPPPASASPSLQSSRPPPPARDPPSRGAAPPPPPPMLRNGGRDAPPPPPPYRLHGSTEPPSRGKPPPPPTRTPAGPPPPPPPVRNGHRDSISTVRAFLDDFESKYSFHPVEDFPAPEEYKYFQRIYPSKTNRATRGAPPLPPIPR; this is encoded by the exons AGAGGAGCAGCGGGGGCGTGGGGCCCTCCTGCAGGACATCTGTAAAGGGACCAAGCTAAAGAAAGTGACACAAATCAATGACCGGAGCGCACCAATCCTGGAGA agCCCAAGGGTAGCGGAGGCGGCAGCTACGGTTCTGGCTCAGCTGCGATCCAGCCAAAAGGAGGCCTCTTCCAAGGTGGTGTCCCCAAGCTCAGACCCGTAGGAGCAAAGGACACCTCAG ACGGCTCCAGTAAGCAAACGCTGCAAGTCCCCGGCTCCAGAgcagctgcccccaggcccccggTGCCCGCCAGCAACAGCCGACCTCAGGATGATTCTGACAACAGCCGGGCCTCTCCGCCGGAGCTGCCGCGCATGCAGAGGCCCTCCCTGCCGGACCTCTCCCGGCCCAACAGCGCCGGCAGCACCGGCATGAAACACAGCTcgtccgcgccgccgcctcccccgccgggccgccgcgccgctgcgccTCCCGCCCCTCCTCCTGCGCACGGCGCCAAGGTGTCCTCCTACAACCGGGAGAAGCCCCTGCCGCCCACGCCGGGACAGCGACTGCCCGTGAGCAGGGACGGACCCCCCGCCCCGCCACCCATcaagccccctccctccccggtcAGCATCCGAACGGGGTCGGGAGCTCAGAGCCAGTctctcgccccgccgccgcccccctatCGGCAGCCCCCGGGTGTCCCCAACGGCCCTTCCAGCCCCATCAACGAGTCTGCCCCGGAGCTGCCGCAGAGACACAACTCGTTGCATAGGAAGACGCCGGGCCCCTTGCGGGGTCTCGCGCCGCCACCGCCTGCTTCAGCCTCCCCGTCTCTCCAGAGTAGTCGTCCCCCTCCGCCGGCTAGAGACCCCCCCAGCAGAGGAGCAG ccccgccgcccccgccgccgatGCTGCGTAACGGCGGGCGAgacgccccgccgcccccgcctcccTACAGGCTGCATGGCTCCACGGAGCCCCCGAGccgagggaagccgccgccgccgcccacgaggacgccggcggggccgccgccgccgcccccgccggtgAGGAACGGCCACCGGGACTCCATCTCCACCGTCAGAGCTTTCCTGG ATGACTTTGAATCCAAATATTCCTTTCACCCTGTCGAAGACTTTCCAGCCCCAGAAGAGTATAAATACTTCCAGAGGATCTACCCCAGCAAAACAAACAGAG CTACCCGTGGGGCCCCCCCTCTGCCTCCCATCCCCAGGTGA